CTACCACGACGGCAAGCCCGGCATCGTCGAGGGGCTGCTGTCCCGCGGCGACCGCCGAGTGGGTGCCGTGATCAGGAAGGTCTGGGAGGACGGCGGCCGGTTCGACGGGTGGAGCGAGCACTTCTCGTACGACCGGTGGATGGCGTGCGCTGTCGATGCCGGGATCGACGTGGACTGGTACACGACGCGCGAGCGCGGCGAGACCGAGGTGCTCCCGTGGGACCACCTCGACTCGGGCCTGGAGAAGGACTGGCTCTGGGCCGACTGGCAGGAGGCGCTGACCGCGGTCGAGGTCGAGGACTGCCGCTGGAACCCGTGCTACGACTGCGGCGTCTGCCCCGGCATGAACACGTCCATCCAGATCGGCCCGACCGGCCGTACGCTGCTGCCGCTCTCGCCCGCGTAGCGGTTCAGCCGGTGGCGTCGGCCCGCGCCGGCAGCGTCGCCATCGTCCCGAGCGGGTAGCCGGGGCCGGCGGTCTCGTCGGTGTCGTACGGCAGCGCGACCTCGGTCACGCCGAGGGAGGCGAGGAGCGCGTCGAGCGCGCGATGCGCCGCGACCGGGTCGTGGAAGCCGTTGACCGCCTGCGCGATGCGCGGCATCTCGGCGAGCAGCCGTTCGAACGTCGTCATGGTGTCCCCCGTGCGTCGTCGTGAACCTGACTTCGACGCCTCCGCGCGGGCCTCCTGCGTACGATCCGCCGCGTGGGCAAGCAGCGCGTACCCGAAGGGCCTCCGCCACCTCCCGTGGTGCAGAAGGTCCGCATCCGGTACGCCAAGCGCGGGCGGCTGCGGTTCATCAGCCACCGCGACTTCGCCCGCGCGCTCGAACGCGCCCTCCGTCGCGCGGGCGCGCCGGTGGCGTTCAGCGCCGGGTTCTCGCCGCACCCCAAGATCAGCTACGTGGGCGCGGCGCCCACGGGCGCGGCCAGCGAGGCCGAGTACGTCGAGGTGTCGCTCGCCGAGCGGGTCGACCCGGAGGCGTTCGCGAAGGCGGTCGACGACTCGCTGCCGCCGGGGCTCGACGTCGTGGAGTGCGTGGAGGCTCGTACGGGCTCGCTGCCCGACCGGATCGACGGCTCGGCGTGGGACGTGCGGCTGCCGGGCGTGCCGGTGGACGTCGCCGCGAGCGCGCTCCAGGCGTTCCTCGCGGCGGAGTCCGTGGAGGTCGATCGGAAGACGAAGGACGGCACGCGGCGCATCGACGCCAGGGCCGCCGTCCGACACGCCGAGGTACGGGCGTCGGACCTCGAACCTGCGTGTGCGATACTCAGCCTCGTCGTGCGGCACACCACACCCGCCGTACGGCCCGACGACGTTCTGTCGGGGCTTCGCGCAGTCGCGGGGCTCGATCTGCCCGCCCCACCAGAGG
The sequence above is a segment of the Frankiaceae bacterium genome. Coding sequences within it:
- a CDS encoding TIGR03936 family radical SAM-associated protein; translation: MGKQRVPEGPPPPPVVQKVRIRYAKRGRLRFISHRDFARALERALRRAGAPVAFSAGFSPHPKISYVGAAPTGAASEAEYVEVSLAERVDPEAFAKAVDDSLPPGLDVVECVEARTGSLPDRIDGSAWDVRLPGVPVDVAASALQAFLAAESVEVDRKTKDGTRRIDARAAVRHAEVRASDLEPACAILSLVVRHTTPAVRPDDVLSGLRAVAGLDLPAPPEATRSAQGLLDEAGHLADPLAPDRAAGADAVADAH